TATTCGGACCTATTTAGATCTGCATATTGTCCATCCATTTAATTATCCACTATGTCACCCacaaatatgaataaataattaaataaattaactgaAAAGGACTAGCACATTTTTGAGACCTGCTGAATTCCTTATTTTTCTACTACCTCTCTAATTAATTAGAGGATAAAGATCCAAAATTGCGGCTTCATCGAATCCGGATATATCTTTTATGACTAGTAAATGTCTTTTCTGTTGTGGGTTAACTGATTAATGATATTTAATGTCAAAGTAGTTCTGTTTAAGTTTGGTTTGATATATTGCGACAATTAGAATCATCATgtattaatagtaatataactATAAACGATTTATCATCGTATTTGTACACCTACAAAATGATGTATCATCCTTTGAGAAGTCCAAACTATAGCCTAATTATACATGGAATGGGTATAAGCTTTCCATATAATTTACAGTGTTCCATTGTTTATATATCTAGTTGGAAGcatgactatatatattttcacttGTCAAATATATGTTAGCAGGACATACCAAATAGGATCGATACCTTGATGAGGATTGACCACggaaatttttttctacttataGATCTACTCAGCACCTCTTAAgctttattatttgatatgtTTACAAAATTACTATTCAAGCTACTTCTAGATAGATTGCTTTCAACAACGAAATCCTtcacaaaaagagaaaaaaaaataattcgaGGGTATTAATTTGAAGGAAGAAATGGATTACATATCAAATTAACTCAACTACTCTGAGGAAAGTGGATGGACTACAAGGAAGCATGATTCCACCATTGCTTTGGAAGCCATAGACTTGGGCAGCTTCATTAAGAAGGCGTTGGAACTGCGGGTTTTTCAAGAAAGAAATTGGGACCACGAATCTGCACATCTCTTCGCCCACATACACCGCGATGTGCCCTTTGGGGGCTCGTTTCTTCTGCCCTAGCTCGTTTCTCGTCTGCATCTTGCAAATTCCCATCTTCTTATATACGTTGTTGCTGTTGTTGTCGTTGTTGTATGTGATAATGTGTGTGTAGTTGCTGAATATAATatatgaagatgatgaagcatatatgtatttataggtGTTTGGAATTTGGAGTGATTGATGCAAGTTTGTAATAGGGGAAGCACACAGCTGTAGTATAGTAAGGCATGCTGCAGTGGAAAATGTTGACAACGTGGGATAATTCCTCTTTCTTGCAAAACATATCATGTTTTTTCAACATATGTGTGTCAGTGTGTGTAATTATAGCACATAGTATGTGTTTGTGTATCATCTTGATTTGATGTGTAACGTTCTTGATCGACTATTTGTTGCGTCCATGCACGCTCGGAATtgaatatctattttttatatacaagtataaaaaaatactagtactacgtACTTTTTGAACTTTTGAGTGATGAGGATGCCTAATTAAGCCTAAATTTATACAGGGATTTGTGAAGTTTGGCATTGTTTAGGAGATCAAATCATCTGTGTAAGTTGTTGATTACTAACTAGTAACTACCTAGCTATAGTGTATTAGCGTGACTCTATCCTAAGGTAAATACACATGCATGCACAGAAGTAGTGACGGACgctgaaaaaatattgatagagAGATTCTACTAAACTCGTTTTCTTACGTTCACACTGTCACACACATATACACGATTAGGTTACttgtttacttttattttaccagTCTCATCTTTTATAGCCAAGTTtcattattattctattttttgtgatattagTAATTTGTCTTTAGTAACATCACCTTAGTAAGGACTAGAAATGATTTTTAACAATTCCGATATATGAAAAGGTTGCGACTGGCACCTCAAGTATCCCCCACTTATGTGTGTGCCCCAAGGATAGTGCTCAAATGAGAAACTGGCTTGGTCTTTTGTTTGTTGAGATATGTTTGGTTTGTCATCTGATGGTTTGAGCATTTTCTTTCGTACTTTATTAAAACACTTGAAACCAGCCTTAACTAAATATCGTGAAAGTGAACAACcttttaattccaaaaaaaatgtaacacTCCATAGTTATGAGTGAGATTAGGATTGAAAGTTATACTATAGTTAAAGATTTGATTAGAACGGTAAGAGTTGTGAAAATCAATCGGTGCCGACTATGAAATGACTGatcaatagtattaattaggtgcaagaaatagtaaaaattgaTTTGTCAATACTCAGTTAAAAGAGTTGTTTAGAACCTCACGTTATAGTTTCATGTTGGGACACAAAATATTCATTGGTCTCCCACGCcctataaatcacatgcaAATTAAACTTCAGTTGTCTACATTATAATACTGTTTCCCTGCATGCATGTCATCGATATATcatatcaaaaatatattgtgattttttacATAAGTGATAAGACTAATTATGATAGAATTAAGCGTGTACATTTTTAACACTACAATGTAGAAGGAAACCACTTAATAAAAGTTACTCCCAAATAATCATACCtaaaataaataggagtaagACATTTTTGAATATGGAGAGAGAGTATAATAATtagtaactaattttaatatttcgaATATCCATGGCCAATAATAAAAGTAGTCTAAGTTTATGAAATTTCAGTCAATCTTATAgtatcaaataaaactattcATTAAAGGAAGAAGATAAATGGTAAGTACATAGTACTTTTTACTACACtataagaaatttattttgcTAGGGTTTAACTTAGATTGGACAAGTCAATTGTATGGCTCTGGTTTGTGCTTGAACACGTTCACACATATACAAGGGTAGATTCAATCATACAATGTTATTTTTGGAGAGAGATAgtgttttatcttttatttttaaattgtttacAATATGCATAAGTGTTTTTTTCAGCATGTAAGAAAAAATTGCCAAGTGACTTTAGCTTATTGagtttattgtttatttttgtatttttcagaAACAAAGTTGGATTAttgatcaatttaataatactaaATGACTAGTGGATATTACATGAGATAATCGAAATGTCAAAAATTATGGAATACTGATTTGCTACTTTTGAAAGTTATGCGATTGAcgaaaagtaaattataaaaactcaactaaaaattataattttaaatgataattttttaatatactagtatatatcacaaaatatttgcTATAAATCATTTCTCGATTTATGCGTGTCATCCTTGCAGCAGGGTCATTCTAATCTTCCCTGTATCGTTTCAATTTTATCGGATGTCCTCAAAGGGACAATAATTTTATCCCATCTTCATCCAGCATGTAATGTCTCGTTTTGCGATTTTGCATTATCCGTCactaaatgtttcattttacttttgtCCTATTTAATAGTAAGTCTTTACATTCTACTAAGTTatacttcattcatatttaattatataattattaattattaatatataaaaatagaacattcactaacttttttcttctacgtttcttcatatttttaaaattttaaaatagatacTTCTAGCATGTCACATGCCTCATCTTCTAGACTTATCCATATAAACCTATTGCTAACGTGCTTCATATTTTAACAATGTGCATAAAATGTCCTCAAAATGTTTATGTTGTCCGATAAATACATTTCCTCTTATATTGGGTGAGATTTTAGTTTGGCACTGTTACTAATATTGGAAATGTCATAATAGGGTTGAGATTCATGAATGCGATGAATCTATGTGTATATGGTCTTGGTGGTCAGTTTCTATCTAATTGttgttataaattttaaattaaattttaaattaaattttaaattttaaattttaataaataaattttattcaggATGAAGGTTTAAATATGGAATACTACTACTGATTTAGTACAATGAGTACAACAAATTTTGTTGATGCGGACAAATTTGGTGGCGgtggacaaaaaaaatatttgtccACCAGATGTAcactctaattatttattattattagtttattattattattaaacttAAGAAGCACAATAATAAGTCTGAATCATAGCCAAGCAAGTTTAGTGGGCTTAATAATAAGTGGATATATCTACGTTCAAATAAAACCTATTTAATTCCATGCTTTAAATTTATCCCCTCGAATGATTTTTGCAAGCTATTATCACTCATAATATCTCATCTACTAGGTTTATGAGTtattcaaattccaaattagCACTTTTCTTCTCCCACACATGCTCTACCAAATACTGCAAGGAACAATGATTTCACAGGACACCAAAATTTGCGAAAAGTAAggtacatataaaaaaaatattcatttcccTGCAAGAGTGAAGaatctaataatttaaatcccAAAATAATAGTGTTATTGTGAAGCTACATGCACAACAAAATAGTACATTGCAGCCAGAGCTAGGAgatagaaatttaaatgagCCACTAGAGATATGGTTCCTCATCTCTAAACTCTTCTTACGAGCTGGATGCTAAGATAACGATCGCTACGCAAAAATTGCCACAAACGAGAAAATGTGTTTTAAGGCCACACCGCCGAGGAAAGGGAggaaaactttccattttatagAGCCAAGAGAATTGGCTAGCCAAGAACAACAACAATGCATGCCTACCAGAAACAATGATTGTACATCGTCGCTTCACCTCTTCAAAAGCTTTTGCGAGAAAATCCTCTTCGAGTAGGGGCTGTTTCGTGAGATTGACTTGTGAGTTTCAATAGCGTCGACCAAGGAATTGTGGAGGTTTCCCTGTTATCAAAGGCAGTGATGAGGTCCATTTCTCAGAAACTATAGTGTGATTTGAAGGAAAAATCAAGTATTGAAGTACCTCAGAAACACGGAGAGCTGTTTGGATAACGTAGTTTGCATGTGGGTCCTGAAGCAAACGATCGAAGCAGGAAGAAGAGAGCAGTTCATGGATGACGTTCGTCCGAACTTCCTCACATACCAAAAGACACTTTTCAACGACGTGGCTGCTGAACTTTTGTGAAGAAAGGTGCACATAGTTTCCCTCAAACTGAGATGTCAATTTGGATGTGGCAGATGGAATCTTTAGCTCCAAGATGAACTGAACCACATAATTTCTGcatccaaaattgaaaatccaaaattgaaataaagttttttaggaaatgtaatactactaatGTATAGAACAAGAATAAGAAACACACAGGTTTGATACTACTAATGTATAGAACAAGAATCAAGAAACACACAGTAGAGTAAAAAGGGAAATTACAGAATTTGATGATTGATGTTTAATCAACTCTTTAGATACTcaaatgataaattttcacATGTTTTAAGTTCAGCCTTATAGGTTTGAACCACACaaggcacatgttttaagttCAGCCTTATAGGTTTGAACCACACAAGGCCGGTCTCATGGAAAGAAGTTCGATTTCGTTGATTTTACCAGCACCTAAACATCTGACTAAAGCATAAACATtgttaataaacaaaataagttACCCAAATGCATCTTCCGAGAGCAGGAGTCCATTCTCTGAAATCTCTGCAACTAAATTTTCACGATGCTCCCCAGTCGAATGGCTGATGCAGCGTTGTAGAACACAGCATCCATGCTGATGTGTtgcaatgtcaacacagtactTTGCAGCCGCAACAAAAATGAACTGAAAACAGAATGGTAATCAGCAAAGGATAGCGTGATACAAAACTTCAATTTTGCCAACATTAAAAACTTGTAATTGTTGAGTAAAGTCCTATAATATTATCAGAAAGTGATCAATAACTGTATGGAAATCTCAAAGTCATCGTTTTAGCTTCCACctgaaaatgtcaaaatttgttttaacTCTAAAGTTCCTCCTATTGAACTATTAATTTGGACTGgattaaattttcatgttCATATAGTCTAATCTTGCCCAAGAATTTGTGTAGATGCTGCAAACAAGAGCCATTCTACAAACTGAAGTAGATCAGATATACTATGTGATGAAATAGAGTTGCGAACCACAAAAAATTATTCCGCATTCAAAGGAAAACACAGAGTGACAGCTGAAGCAAATCTACACGAACAACGATCTTATCAACCTATATAGGAAATGTTCAACAAAGATAGTAATTATACCTTACTATCTTCAGCCGGGAAGGATTGCAAACACCTCTGAATAACGTGATTCCCATTTAAATCTTTGATCAGAGCTAGAAATCCCGATTCAAGGGCTGAGATAACTAGGGCAATTTGCTGCTTTGTCTTGAGAGTTTCAATCAGCTTCTGCACCACACGAGTGCTAATATACAAAAACAACATGTTAGCTAATTCAGAAAAAAAGAGAGTGAAGCAAGATTCAAATGACATATACCCGTGTGTATTCAAAGAGATCCTAACTAGCTTCCCGGGCTCCTCAGTCACCCTTAACAGTATGTGCATTCTCTGCTCTTCATTGCACACTTCCAACAGCTTTTGCATAAGATAGTTCCCGAAAGGGTTCATCATCAGCTCAACTGCGTGATCGATTATCTCGTTGAATATGATCTGCACATCCAGAGAATTTCCATCATCAAACATCCTCTGCAAGAACCGACAACCTTGCTGATCCTTGGCTATGTGATAGATGTATCCTTGTGCTTCAGCAAGGGAGCTGAACTTCATCGGCCGGTTGAAAGGACAGTGCATCTTCGGACTCTCAGCAGCGTGGAGATGGTCATCCAGCTGCGACCTCCTCTCATGAGCCTTCCACACGCCATTCTCATGATGGAAACCCTTCCTTGCAATCGCGTGATTGAGACCTTCCCCCTGGATGATCAAGCTATCCTCCCTGCCAAAGGGATCAACGCTCCCTCGAGGCACCCTCACACGCAGAGGCACCACCTTGTTTCTTTCGTTAAAACGAATCAAGCTGTCCTCACTATAACGAGGCGACACAGAGTAAAAAGAATCACTAGATTCAATCAGGCTCTTCCGAGGATAGAAGGGAGAACTATTCCCTACTAACGGACTATCTAAAGAAGGCGTCGCGTTTGGCAACACGAATCCCATTGGGAAACCACTGTTAGCCAAACAATTTTGCCTTCCAAAATGAGACCAACCAAGCCTCCTATCAGTGTGACTAGAGGATGAATACCGCGATGCCAACAAGTTCGCCATTTCCTCCCCCTCGAAACCAGCTCCCTTCCTCGGATTAAAACTCCGGCTACTCCAGTTACGCGACTGAACACCGCACTCATCCTTAATACGCATACTACTAAAGCAATCAACTAAGCTACCCTCATTCGCCCTCTTCAAATCCAAACACAATCCGCCCCCGGAGACGTCGAATTGGGGCGGGGAAATGTCGCCCGAGAACAAGCTCGTGGCCGAGCCGGATTGCAGGGAGAATCCGCTCAAAGGGGAGTTGGATGAAGCAAACGCAGTCTTACGCTTCGAGGCTTCATCAGCACTCATTTTCGGAGTCACACACGATGCATGAGCAAAACCGTGATGATATTGAGTGGTGGCATTGATGAGCATTTCCTGAAGATTAAGCGATGATGTTGCGTGAGGGATCTCGCCTAATAACACATCTATCTCGTCATCACTCTTcatgtttctctctctctttctcgccccacaaacacaacaacacaacaacaatGCCAGAATACAAAACAGAGCAACgaaaaacaacaataacaaCAGAAATTTAAGAATCGAAATACCCGATCATTGAGAGAATCAACGTGATTTAGATCTAGGGCCTAGTGAGATtgaaaaaaagggggaaattaaattaaagattttgtGATGGTTTTCCGCCATTTTTGTAATGGGTTTtgggttttcttttttcctgtGGAGACGACAGTAGGTGAAGCATGCAAAGATGGAGTTTTTACATAGTTGTACACACACTGCTAATATACTAACACGCCattaaagaagaagaaaaggagctccatctctctctctaattctTCCTCTGCCTACagttatatatgtatacacaccatttccatatacatatatataatcattttgtGAGAATTTTTCTCGATTCAAATCGTATAAAAATTGAGCTGCCTGGACACGTATACCGCTTTTTCATCAAACGGTTTTACGAGAAAAATCagcaaaaccaaaatttttacactgaaaaaattgtaaaaaaaaaaacacagagGAAACTAACTAACCTATTTTTACTGTTGAATAGATCTTGAATTGCATCTCCTATTTCTCTCCTTTTTAAAAGGTTTGAAGATTGAATCGATTTTCCTCAcgagaaaaattgattttgctttttttaagAATAGATTATATCGTCGATTTAATCTCTACTGAGCTTCAATTGTACGCGCATTGAATTgacggaaaaaaaattgatttttctttttttttttaagatataTTATATCGTCGATTTAATCTCTGGTGAACTTCGATTGTACGCAACTAGCGCATCTTTACACAGGTGCGAGTTCGGacaaattagtaaaaagttgTACAAATTATCTCAATTATACCCAATTTATTGCATAATAATTGCGCAATTGTAACCGAACGTGATTATTGAATGTACTTAAGCTAGTTGATTATCACAATCAAAAGAATTTAATCTTTTTCAAAGTTTTGAGCTGATTTGTATTCATTGATTCCAATTCCATGAGTTATTTAGAAGTTTAGATATGTTAAATAATAGAGATTGTGGACCATATTATGTCACAATCCATTATTATTTTGCCAGAATCCAAAAATGGCTTCATGTTAGGGAGCTTTGCTTCAGTACACAAATTACATTTAG
The genomic region above belongs to Salvia hispanica cultivar TCC Black 2014 chromosome 3, UniMelb_Shisp_WGS_1.0, whole genome shotgun sequence and contains:
- the LOC125213699 gene encoding putative pumilio homolog 8, chloroplastic translates to MKSDDEIDVLLGEIPHATSSLNLQEMLINATTQYHHGFAHASCVTPKMSADEASKRKTAFASSNSPLSGFSLQSGSATSLFSGDISPPQFDVSGGGLCLDLKRANEGSLVDCFSSMRIKDECGVQSRNWSSRSFNPRKGAGFEGEEMANLLASRYSSSSHTDRRLGWSHFGRQNCLANSGFPMGFVLPNATPSLDSPLVGNSSPFYPRKSLIESSDSFYSVSPRYSEDSLIRFNERNKVVPLRVRVPRGSVDPFGREDSLIIQGEGLNHAIARKGFHHENGVWKAHERRSQLDDHLHAAESPKMHCPFNRPMKFSSLAEAQGYIYHIAKDQQGCRFLQRMFDDGNSLDVQIIFNEIIDHAVELMMNPFGNYLMQKLLEVCNEEQRMHILLRVTEEPGKLVRISLNTHGTRVVQKLIETLKTKQQIALVISALESGFLALIKDLNGNHVIQRCLQSFPAEDSKFIFVAAAKYCVDIATHQHGCCVLQRCISHSTGEHRENLVAEISENGLLLSEDAFGNYVVQFILELKIPSATSKLTSQFEGNYVHLSSQKFSSHVVEKCLLVCEEVRTNVIHELLSSSCFDRLLQDPHANYVIQTALRVSEGNLHNSLVDAIETHKSISRNSPYSKRIFSQKLLKR